The genomic stretch CAGAAAGTAAAATATCTCAAGCAGCTTATCAAAACAAAAAAATCAAAAGCGCTGATTGAAGTGGATGGCGGAGTTGATTTGAAAAATGCTCCTCAATTAATCAAAGACAGTGCGGATGTTTTGGTAGCGGGGAATACGGTGTTTGGTTCGAAGAATCCATTAGATACTATTTCTCAATTAAAAAATGTTAAGTAATCAGGAAACGTAATCTTTCAGGTACTCAAACCTCTCCATCAGTTTTCCATCTTTTGCAATCGTACCTCGTTCAATGAGTTTTGTTTCGTCTTTTACAAGGAGCGAAGGCAAAACTTTTTCAATCAGTTCTTTTCCGAAATCTTCAGAAGCATTGCGCGGAAGTTCGCAGGGAAGATTATCTACCGCCATAACAGTGATTGCATTATTAGCGAACGGCTCAGTAATTGTTTCTGTTTTCAAATCGTAACCGTAAAACGGCTCGGCAATGTTCGATGCTTTTGAAGTTGAAGGAACGGAGCCGTTGATGTCGCAGGCAACATCGGCAATCACACTTATCCCGAATTCGGGTGAACGCATTTCTTCTTTTGAAAAAAGTTTTGGAGCGCGAGGGTCCCAGAAGGAACAATGAATCAGCAGATCGCACCAACGCGTGTATTTCATGAAAGTGGAGCGATACATTTCAGGATATTTGAAAAAATCATTCCAGTTCCATGGCGTGCCGTCCATGCGTTCATTATAGTTAAATGAATCCAACTGTGTGTAAGTAGGTTCGCGGAAAGTATAATGCGTGAATTCATAGGGAGTGATGCGCCTGATGTGAAGCAAGCCGAGTAATTCAATCGCGCCATTTGCCACGCGCCCGTTTCCGGTTACAATTATTTTCAGGTTTGGAAGATTTATTTTTTTTAATTCTTCAATTAATTCATTTTTATCGTGGCACTCCACTGCGCGTTTTGTTTTGAAGAGGTTATATTTTAATCCGTATCCGAGAATTCCGTTATAAGCGCCAACTATTCCGGCATAATGCCCGAAGCCAATCACGCGGTTGAATTCTTCATCGGTCAGGCATTCGTAATCAATCAACTGAATATTATTCTTTAAGATTGTTTTCAGAAGTTCCTGGTTGTGCGGTTGTTTTTTGATGGTATGTGAAAAGAAAAAATATTTTTTGTTCGGAATTAATTCTTTAAGCGGAATTTCTTTTATGCCGAGGATAATATCGCAATCATTCAGATCATTCACCACTTTAATTCCTGCATCGTTGTATTCTTCATCTTTGATAATTCGCACCGGGCTTGACTGAACCACCACTTCTGTTCCCGGAAAATATTCCATGATGAGTTTGCACTGTTCAGGTATGAACGGTACGCGCAAATCCGGTGGAACTTTTCCTTCCCGTATAATTCCAATCTTAGCCACAGATTACACAGATTAACACTGATTTATTTTTTAGTCGGCAAATGTAGATTTTATTTCTTTGTTTTATTGTGTATTGT from Bacteroidota bacterium encodes the following:
- a CDS encoding alanine dehydrogenase, which produces MAKIGIIREGKVPPDLRVPFIPEQCKLIMEYFPGTEVVVQSSPVRIIKDEEYNDAGIKVVNDLNDCDIILGIKEIPLKELIPNKKYFFFSHTIKKQPHNQELLKTILKNNIQLIDYECLTDEEFNRVIGFGHYAGIVGAYNGILGYGLKYNLFKTKRAVECHDKNELIEELKKINLPNLKIIVTGNGRVANGAIELLGLLHIRRITPYEFTHYTFREPTYTQLDSFNYNERMDGTPWNWNDFFKYPEMYRSTFMKYTRWCDLLIHCSFWDPRAPKLFSKEEMRSPEFGISVIADVACDINGSVPSTSKASNIAEPFYGYDLKTETITEPFANNAITVMAVDNLPCELPRNASEDFGKELIEKVLPSLLVKDETKLIERGTIAKDGKLMERFEYLKDYVS